A DNA window from Vigna unguiculata cultivar IT97K-499-35 chromosome 10, ASM411807v1, whole genome shotgun sequence contains the following coding sequences:
- the LOC114166790 gene encoding disease resistance protein TAO1-like gives MEFASSSSSSSSSFIKSEPRFIYDAFINFGGEDIGRKFASHLTYALLQAQVKTFISDESLPKGLELEEHMRAIGGTKIAIIVFSKTYTESACCLLELEKIIECLETFGQIVLPVFYDNGPRYVRDHDRNDFGKAMEETARKSYSGEQLKQVLSRWRRALNKAAGIIHGLYGRNFRHDAELVEVTVRRVQSLLDYEDLSVFPFPVELESHVKKVIKCIENHSTKVFMIGIWGKEGSGKTILAKVIYNRIYRRFIGKNYFEYIKGVWDRVDRRDVDLKEFVNDVLKDKFEIESIRRRRVIMEKTELFRRKLLIVFDGVTEFGQLESLYRNRKWFGQGTVIIITTRDVQILKRLKVDYVYKMNVMNENNSLLTFQFSCLQISITKKRTE, from the exons ATGGAGTTCgcttcttcatcatcatcatcatcctcatcCTTCATAAAATCAGAACCCCGTTTCATATACGATGCATTCATCAACTTCGGGGGAGAAGACATCGGTAGAAAGTTCGCTTCTCATCTCACTTATGCCCTTTTACAAGCTCAAGTCAAAACTTTTATTAGCGACGAGAGTCTGCCGAAGGGACTGGAGCTGGAAGAGCACATGCGAGCAATAGGAGGCACTAAGATTGCAATAATCGTTTTCTCCAAAACATACACTGAATCGGCCTGTTGTCTTCTTGAGctagaaaaaattattgaatgcCTCGAAACTTTTGGGCAAATAGTTTTGCCCGTATTTTACGACAATGGACCACGGTATGTACGTGATCATGATCGGAATGATTTTGGAAAAGCGATGGAAGAAACTGCACGCAAAAGCTATTCAGGTGAACAACTGAAGCAAGTGTTGTCAAGGTGGAGGCGTGCTCTAAACAAAGCTGCAGGTATCATCCATGGTTTGTATGGTAGAAATTTCAG GCATGATGCTGAACTTGTGGAGGTAACTGTTAGACGCGTTCAGTCTTTGCTGGACTATGAGGACTTgtctgtttttccttttcctgTTGAATTAGAGTCCCACGTAAAAAAGGTGATTAAATGTATTGAAAATCATTCCACCAAAGTGTTCATGATAGGGATATGGGGAAAGGAAGGATCGGGTAAAACTATCTTAGCCAAAGTCATCTATAATCGAATTTATCGTCGATTCATTGGTaagaattattttgaatatattaaagGAGTTTGGGATCGAGTAGATAGAAGGGATGTTGATTTGAAAGAATTTGTTAATGATGTCCTAAAAGACAAGTTCGAGATTGAAAGCATTCGGAGGCGAAGAGTTATTATGGAGAAGACTGAACTTTTTCGAAGGAAGTTGCTCATTGTGTTTGATGGTGTGACTGAGTTTGGCCAACTAGAAAGCCTATACCGGAATCGTAAATGGTTCGGTCAAGGAACTGTAATTATCATTACAACTAGAGATGTTCAAATACTGAAGCGACTCAAAgttgattatgtttataaaatgaATGTTATGAACGAAAATAATTCCCTTTTAACTTTTCAGTTCTCATGTCTTCAGATAAGCATAACCAAGAAAAGAACTGAATGA